In a single window of the Elaeis guineensis isolate ETL-2024a chromosome 8, EG11, whole genome shotgun sequence genome:
- the LOC105050489 gene encoding DNA topoisomerase 6 subunit B: MDANGSSESPEEPKKAKRGKSKTPQKKAKESVLTQKSPAEFFAENKNIAGFDNPGKSLYTTVRELVENSLDSAESISELPNIEITIEEINKSKFNTMIGLGDHERVDEELYDDFESTKAREKRLAKEARFQETQAKNAALGKKVKEPSVMKGPKGRGEASFFRVTCKDNGRGMPHDDIPNMFGRVLSGTKYGLKQTRGKFGLGAKMALIWSKMSTGLPIEIASAMRGQNYISFCRLDIDIHRNIPHVHLHEKRENMDQWHGAEIQVIIEGNWTTYRSKILHYMRQMAVITPYAQFLFRFISDLADKNMTIRFARRTDVMPPVPLETKHHPSAVDLLLIKRLIAETSKQNLLQFLQHEFVNIRKSYAERLIGEMGPDFSPKMHVKSLTSQQIVRIHQLFRQAKFDDPSGDCLSPAGEYNLRLGIIKELKPDMVATHASSPQVFEGHPFIVEAGISLGGKDVRQGLNIFRFANRIPLLFEQGADVITRTALKRINWSSYKINQMQDKIGVFVSIVSTKIPFKGTGKEYIGDDITEISSAVKSAIKQCCLQLKSKIMKKLQARERQERKRNLFRYVPDASRAVMEVLEEMAQHHEPKRPRYDGEDGELLRKVASQDITEMTFREILSHHVEQVDYEMAIEYATQSGASEEPREAVYLSSLEGTHDFIDFHSPVFVFRLIP; encoded by the exons ATGGACGCCAACGGCAGCAGCGAGAGCCCGGAGGAGCCGAAGAAGGCGAAGAGAGGCAAATCTAAGACGCCTCAGAAGAAGGCAAAAGAGAGTGTTCTGACGCAGA AATCCCCTGCCGAATTCTTCGCCGAGAACAAGAACATTGCTGGATTCGACAAT CCTGGGAAGTCACTATATACGACAGTGAGAGAGCTTGTTGAAAATTCTCTTGATTCGGCTGAGTCAATCTCTGAGCTCCCCAACATTGAAATAACTAT AGAAGAGATTAATAAGAGCAAGTTCAATACAATGATTGGCCTTGGTGATCATGAGCGTGTTGATGAAGAATTATATGATGATTTTGAGTCTACCAAGGCTCGGGAG AAACGACTTGCTAAAGAAGCCCGCTTTCAAGAGACTCAAGCTAAGAATGCTGCCCTTGGGAAGAAGGTGAAAGAGCCTTCAGTTATGAAGGGACCAAAAGGAAGAGGTGAAGCATCATTCTTCAGAGTAACGTGCAAG gaCAACGGAAGAGGAATGCCGCATGATGACATCCCAAACATGTTTGGACGAG TTCTATCTGGTACAAAATATGGGTTAAAACAAACTCGTGGGAAATTTGGACTTGGTGCCAAGATG GCATTAATTTGGTCCAAGATGAGCACTGGCCTTCCTATTGAGATTGCATCAGCAATGAGGGGCCAAAATTATATATCATTTTGTCGACTGGATATTGATATTCATCG AAACATTCCTCATGTCCACTTACATGAAAAAAGGGAAAACATGGATCAGTGGCATGGAGCAGAAATTCAAGTTATTATTGAGGGTAACTGGACAACCTATCGT TCAAAGATTCTTCACTATATGCGCCAAATGGCTGTGATTACCCCTTATGCCCAGTTTCTCTTTAGATTCATTTCAGACCTGGCAGA CAAAAATATGACCATAAGATTTGCACGGAGGACTGATGTGATGCCTCCAGTTCCTCTTGAAACAAAGCACCATCCTTCTGCTGTTGATCTACTACTCATCAAGCGTCTTATTGCAGAAACTTCAAAGCAAAATCTTCTGCAATTTCTGCAACATGAGTTTGTAAATATAAGGAAATCATACGCCGAACGTCTAATAG GGGAGATGGGCCCAGATTTTAGCCCTAAAATGCATGTGAAAAGTCTCACATCCCAACAAATAGTCCGTATTCATCAGTTGTTTCGTCAAGCTAAATTTGATGATCCTAGTGGAGAT TGCCTTAGTCCTGCAGGGGAATACAATCTCCGTTTGGGAATTATTAAGGAGCTAAAACCAGACATGGTTGCCACTCATGCAAGCAG CCCTCAGGTTTTTGAAGGCCATCCATTCATTGTTGAAGCTGGAATTAGCCTGGGCGGTAAAGATGTTAGACAA GGCTTAAATATATTCCGTTTTGCAAACCGTATACCTCTTCTTTTCGAACAAGGTGCTGATGTCATTACAAGAACTGCTTTAAAAAGGATTAA TTGGAGCAGTTACAAGATAAATCAGATGCAAGATAAAATTGGTGTATTTGTAAGTATAGTGAGCACAAAAATACCCTTCAAAGGAACTGGGAAGGAATATATTGGAGATGATATCACTGAAATATCTTCTGCTGTCAAG TCAGCTATTAAGCAGTGTTGTCTTCAACTAAAGTCTAAGATAATGAAGAAACTTCAGGCCCGTGAACGGCAGGAGAGGAAGAGGAACTTGTTCAG GTATGTTCCTGATGCTTCAAGGGCTGTTATGGAGGTTCTGGAAGAAATGGCACAACATCATGAACCAAAGCGGCCGCGTTATGATGGAGAGGATGGAGAGCTCCTCAGAAAAGTAGCATCTCAGGATATAACAGAGATGACCTTTAGGGAAATCCTATCCCATCATGTTGAACAG GTGGATTACGAGATGGCAATAGAGTATGCCACGCAAAGTGGAGCAAGTGAGGAGCCTCGAGAAGCTGTCTATTTAAGCTCGCTTGAAGGCACACATGATTTCATTGACTTCCATAGTCCTGTCTTTGTTTTCAGACTCATTCCTTAG
- the LOC105050490 gene encoding FT-interacting protein 7 — protein MQRPLQPQEYSLKETSPHLGGGGVAGDKLTTTYDLVEQMQYLYVRVVKARDLPTKDVTGSCDPYVEVKLGNYKGTTRHFEKTTNPEWNQVFAFSKERIQASSVEVIVKDKDFVKDDFIGRVSFDLNEIPKRVPPDSPLAPQWYRLEDRKGDKVKGELMLAVWMGTQADEAFPEAWHSDAATVPSDGLASIRSKVYLTPKLWYVRVNVIEAQDLQPSDKSRFEFYVKVMLGNQALRTRISQIRTINPMWNEDLMFVAAEPFEEHLVLSVEDRVAPNKDEVLGKTVISLQNVDRRLDYKPVNSRWYNLEKHVIVEGEQKKKEVKFSSRIHLRICLDGGYHVLDESTHYSSDLRPTAKQLWKQSIGVLELGILNAQGLLPMKTKDGRGTTDAYCVAKYGQKWVRTRTIIDSFTPKWNEQYTWEVYDPCTVITIGVFDNCHLQGGEKAAATRDTRIGKVRIRLSTLETDRVYTHYYPLIVLLPSGVKKMGEVQLAVRFTCSSLINMLHLYSQPLLPKMHYLYPLSVVQLDNLRHQATQIVSMRLSRAEPPLRKEVVEYMLDVDSHMWSMRKSKANFFRIMGVLSPLISVGKWFDQVCSWRNPLTTILIHILFVILVLYPELILPTIFLYLFLIGVWYFRWRPRQPPHMDTRLSHAESAHPDELDEEFDTFPTSRPPDIVRMRYDRLRSVAGRVQTVVGDLATQGERLQSLLSWRDPRATALFVTFCLIAAIVLYVTPFRVVALLTGLYVLRHPRFRHRLPSVPLNFFRRLPARTDSML, from the coding sequence ATGCAGAGACCCCTTCAGCCCCAGGAGTACTCCTTAAAGGAGACATCTCCCCACCTTGGTGGTGGTGGAGTTGCCGGCGACAAGCTCACCACAACTTATGACCTCGTGGAGCAGATGCAGTATCTCTATGTCCGTGTCGTGAAGGCTAGAGACCTGCCGACCAAGGATGTAACTGGAAGCTGTGACCCTTATGTTGAGGTGAAGCTGGGGAACTACAAGGGCACAACCCGCCATTTTGAGAAAACGACCAATCCTGAATGGAACCAAGTCTTTGCCTTCTCAAAAGAGCGGATACAAGCTTCCTCAGTGGAAGTCATTGTCAAAGACAAGGATTTTGTGAAGGATGATTTCATTGGTCGGGTTTCATTTGATCTAAATGAGATTCCGAAGCGAGTTCCACCGGATAGTCCATTGGCTCCGCAGTGGTATAGGCTGGAAGACCGGAAGGGAGACAAGGTGAAGGGAGAACTGATGTTAGCAGTTTGGATGGGCACTCAAGCAGATGAAGCGTTTCCAGAAGCTTGGCATTCAGATGCTGCAACTGTTCCAAGTGATGGCCTTGCAAGTATAAGGTCGAAGGTATACCTCACGCCTAAGCTTTGGTATGTGAGGGTGAATGTTATTGAAGCCCAGGACTTGCAACCTAGCGATAAGAGCAGGTTTGAATTCTATGTTAAAGTTATGCTTGGTAATCAAGCTCTCAGAACTAGAATATCTCAGATCAGGACCATTAATCCTATGTGGAATGAAGATTTGATGTTTGTAGCAGCTGAACCATTTGAGGAGCACTTGGTTCTGAGTGTTGAAGATCGGGTGGCACCCAACAAGGATGAGGTATTGGGGAAGACTGTCATTTCCCTGCAGAATGTGGACAGGAGGCTGGACTACAAGCCTGTCAATAGCAGGTGGTATAATCTCGAGAAGCATGTGATTGTGGAGGGTGAACAGAAGAAGAAGGAGGTGAAGTTCTCTAGTCGGATTCATCTGAGAATTTGTTTAGATGGTGGATACCATGTTTTGGATGAGTCGACCCACTATAGCAGTGATCTGAGGCCAACAGCAAAACAGTTGTGGAAGCAGAGCATTGGAGTTTTGGAACTGGGCATCTTGAATGCTCAGGGGTTGTTGCCTATGAAGACTAAGGATGGTCGTGGGACTACGGATGCTTACTGTGTTGCTAAGTATGGACAGAAATGGGTCCGTACAAGGACTATTATAGATAGCTTTACTCCAAAGTGGAATGAACAATACACCTGGGAGGTATATGATCCGTGTACGGTTATTACAATTGGTGTATTTGATAACTGTCACTTGCAAGGAGGGGAGAAGGCAGCTGCTACAAGGGATACCAGGATTGGCAAGGTGAGAATCCGTCTTTCTACACTTGAAACTGATCGGGTTTACACCCACTACTACCCTCTTATTGTGTTGCTTCCTTCTGGGGTGAAGAAGATGGGAGAAGTTCAGCTGGCTGTCCGCTTTACATGTTCCTCTTTGATTAATATGTTGCACCTGTATTCACAACCATTACTTCCAAAGATGCATTACCTTTACCCATTGTCTGTTGTTCAGCTTGATAACCTGAGGCACCAGGCCACTCAGATAGTATCAATGAGGTTGAGCCGCGCAGAGCCACCTTTGAGAAAGGAGGTTGTGGAGTATATGTTGGATGTGGATTCTCACATGTGGAGCATGCGGAAGAGCAAGGCTAACTTTTTCAGGATCATGGGTGTCCTCAGCCCTTTGATTTCAGTTGGAAAATGGTTTGATCAGGTTTGCAGTTGGAGGAACCCTCTGACTACAATACTTATTCACATTCTCTTTGTGATATTGGTTTTGTACCCGGAATTGATACTCCCAACGATTTTCCTCTACCTGTTTTTGATCGGTGTCTGGTACTTCCGTTGGAGGCCCAGGCAGCCTCCTCACATGGACACCCGGCTTTCACATGCGGAATCTGCCCATCCTGATGAGCTAGATGAAGAATTTGATACTTTCCCTACATCTCGTCCACCCGATATTGTGAGGATGAGGTATGACCGGTTAAGGAGTGTAGCAGGGAGAGTACAGACTGTGGTTGGTGACCTGGCGACACAAGGGGAGAGGTTGCAATCCCTGTTGAGCTGGAGAGACCCAAGAGCAACTGCCTTGTTTGTGACCTTCTGTCTGATTGCTGCCATTGTGCTTTATGTTACGCCGTTCCGTGTTGTGGCCTTACTGACCGGTTTGTATGTGTTGAGACACCCAAGATTCCGCCATAGGCTTCCGTCGGTGCCCCTTAACTTCTTTAGGAGGTTGCCTGCTAGAACGGATAGCATGTTGTGA